From the Thermococcus guaymasensis DSM 11113 genome, one window contains:
- a CDS encoding ATP-binding protein, producing the protein MILASKFIDRERELEFLKEKYDSGAAELIILYGRRRVGKTYLLQRFLSEVNGLYLLAEESETILEDFSERLADYFDDPVLRENPLRNWRAFFAYLAEKSRKRLVVVIDEVQYIAKAHREFLSVLQKYWDTSLSGTKIMLILCGSLVSFMEGVLSAKSPLYGRRTGAWKVEEMGFFSVRKFHPLSLEDAVRVYGVFGGVPQYWADYNPNIDFWENLRRLLLSKGAKYYDEPKYLLREELRDVSRYFSILRAIALGYNRFGQIAEGARIEKNSLGKYLGVLQEMGYVREEFPVTGGRRGIYRISDNLFAFWFRFVYPRKSEIEMGFDVVDEIKEEFNQYLGPVFEEVAKQFLIELNRAGQLPFKFTKIGRWWRRGEEIDLVALNERERKALLVEVKWKELSEREARGILKDLERKAELVGLEGWEKSYGVVAKGVEGKEELKEEGFLVWDLAEFERLI; encoded by the coding sequence ATGATACTCGCGAGTAAGTTTATAGACCGGGAGCGGGAGCTTGAGTTCCTGAAGGAGAAGTATGATTCAGGGGCCGCGGAGCTGATAATACTCTACGGTCGGAGGAGGGTAGGGAAGACCTACCTTCTTCAGAGGTTTCTCTCTGAGGTCAACGGGCTTTATCTTCTTGCGGAGGAGAGTGAGACAATTCTTGAGGACTTTTCGGAGAGGCTGGCGGATTATTTCGATGACCCTGTGCTGAGGGAGAACCCCCTGCGGAACTGGAGGGCCTTCTTCGCGTACCTCGCAGAGAAGAGCCGGAAGAGACTGGTCGTTGTGATAGATGAGGTTCAGTACATAGCCAAGGCTCACAGGGAATTTCTCAGCGTTCTTCAGAAGTACTGGGATACAAGCCTGTCTGGGACGAAGATAATGCTGATTCTCTGCGGTTCCCTCGTCTCCTTCATGGAAGGGGTTCTCTCGGCAAAGTCGCCCCTCTACGGCAGGAGGACAGGCGCGTGGAAGGTTGAGGAGATGGGCTTTTTCAGCGTGAGGAAGTTCCATCCCCTGAGTCTCGAAGATGCCGTGAGGGTTTACGGGGTATTCGGCGGTGTTCCACAGTACTGGGCCGACTACAACCCTAACATTGACTTCTGGGAAAATCTGAGGCGTCTGCTGCTGTCCAAGGGGGCCAAATACTACGATGAGCCAAAGTATCTCCTGCGCGAGGAGCTCCGCGATGTTTCGCGTTACTTCTCCATCCTTCGGGCGATAGCACTCGGCTACAACCGATTCGGCCAGATAGCCGAGGGGGCGAGGATTGAGAAGAACTCCCTCGGGAAGTACCTCGGCGTCCTTCAGGAGATGGGCTACGTAAGGGAGGAATTCCCGGTCACTGGTGGGAGGAGGGGCATCTACCGGATAAGCGACAACCTCTTTGCCTTCTGGTTCCGCTTCGTCTACCCGAGGAAGAGCGAGATTGAGATGGGCTTTGACGTTGTCGATGAGATAAAAGAGGAGTTTAACCAATACCTTGGTCCTGTTTTCGAGGAGGTCGCAAAGCAGTTCTTAATCGAGCTGAACAGGGCTGGACAGTTGCCATTTAAGTTCACGAAAATCGGAAGGTGGTGGAGAAGGGGAGAGGAGATTGATTTAGTCGCTTTGAACGAGCGGGAGAGGAAGGCTTTGCTTGTCGAGGTGAAGTGGAAGGAGCTGAGTGAAAGGGAAGCAAGAGGGATTTTGAAGGACTTGGAGAGGAAGGCTGAGTTGGTGGGTCTGGAAGGCTGGGAGAAGAGCTACGGAGTGGTGGCTAAGGGTGTTGAAGGGAAGGAAGAGCTGAAGGAAGAGGGATTTTTGGTTTGGGATTTGGCGGAGTTCGAAAGGCTTATCTGA
- a CDS encoding P-loop NTPase family protein, whose amino-acid sequence MGVYIFKPEDLIRYGSARPEQMELLREAVLEKKDILVVGTSRSGKTKLVEALLHYVPDDWKIAVVTAYGEFKPFKPNIEVIDTAFDRRSTDERTEEVIEKLRKIDPDYIVIDTLHTVSVPRILDRLIDDYAFIITSLAMTNDLKGEVMHWLRIDEKTFDRFDVLVELSRDWRTGMKKINKIYKIENGELKPLV is encoded by the coding sequence ATGGGCGTCTACATCTTCAAGCCCGAGGACTTGATACGGTACGGCTCGGCGAGGCCCGAGCAGATGGAGCTGTTGAGGGAAGCAGTCCTTGAAAAGAAGGACATCCTCGTAGTCGGCACGAGCAGGAGCGGAAAGACGAAGCTGGTGGAGGCTTTACTCCACTACGTCCCGGACGACTGGAAGATAGCGGTAGTAACTGCATACGGTGAGTTCAAGCCGTTTAAGCCGAACATCGAGGTCATCGATACGGCCTTCGACCGGCGTTCGACCGATGAGCGAACGGAAGAAGTCATCGAGAAGCTCAGAAAAATTGACCCTGACTACATCGTGATAGACACCCTCCACACCGTGAGCGTCCCGAGGATTCTGGATAGACTGATAGACGACTACGCATTTATCATCACTTCCCTGGCGATGACCAACGACCTGAAGGGGGAAGTCATGCACTGGCTCAGAATAGATGAGAAGACCTTCGACCGCTTTGACGTCCTCGTGGAGCTGAGCAGGGACTGGAGAACTGGGATGAAAAAGATAAACAAGATTTACAAAATAGAGAACGGGGAGCTCAAACCTCTCGTTTAA
- a CDS encoding NAD(P)-binding protein has protein sequence MVKIKVNGKEVEAPEGRPLIELLREMGHVPGFCYNEELDPYGSCRLCLVSTKRGVTTSCTLKPVEGLEVETLTDEVVSMRKTALELILSNHYGDCIGPCQNACPAHSDVQGYLALIAMGKYHEAVKLMKEKYILPAVLGRVCPAFCEEACRRNLVDEPLAIRQLKRFAADYDLEHGPWMPEIPPSTGKRIAVVGGGPAGLACAYYLRLKGHEVTIIEAMPELGGMMRYGIPPYRLPKDVLDKDIATVINTGIEVKTNTALGRDVTLEELREKYDAVFLGVGAWKSRKMGIPGEELEGVMHGIEFLRKVNTGEKVELGERVIVVGGGNTAMDVARTALRLGAKVTVVYRRSKAEMPANEREVEEAMEEGVEFLFLTNPVRIIGDGKVEEVELIKMRLGEPDSSGRRRPIPIEGSEFRVKADNVILAIGQYCDEEFLKSLGIEARRGKALVDEVTLQTSVPGVFAGGDLVLGPSTVIESIATGRRAAIMIDLYLKGKLEKAKAVLTEPEKHIEEVLSDDDLYNVLFDLRPYNHWKKVTEKDYEHVERKPRAKVKLLDPEKRKRTFEEVEPALTEEQVLEEAKRCMSCGCMEVFRCKLREYATLYNARQDAFEGEQNRFEIDESHPFVTLDNNKCVLCGQCVRFTHEIAGEGVLDYLYRGFRTRVSPPLGESLGEVEGRFIGELTDICPVGAITEKLPFVKPGPWKTKKIKTVCNGCSFACEMNVEVYDGMLVRASRVEGSWNGHLCDHCRFERPWAEDLAGPLLNGEPVSWEEAKRFIAERSYALILTPELTNEEIARLKAFAEERGIPIGSTVSGGVSTATLEDIRKAKRVLLRANPEKFPLLKILLKGKEIVEEDYEVAILEGPAQPLDVPTLILHEGVNAVGLLKAGVTRIPESKAYVVVGRAELKLNRDVLVVPAGLWAEKSGTVTNAFGMELKMERAREGYSPLELFS, from the coding sequence ATGGTCAAAATCAAGGTCAACGGAAAGGAAGTCGAGGCTCCTGAAGGGAGGCCGCTCATAGAGCTCCTCCGCGAGATGGGCCACGTGCCCGGCTTCTGCTACAATGAAGAGCTTGACCCCTACGGCTCCTGCAGGCTCTGCCTCGTCTCCACAAAGAGGGGCGTCACAACCTCGTGCACCCTCAAGCCGGTGGAGGGGCTTGAGGTAGAGACACTCACCGATGAAGTCGTCTCGATGAGGAAGACCGCGCTTGAACTCATCTTATCCAACCACTACGGTGACTGTATCGGCCCCTGTCAGAACGCCTGCCCAGCCCACAGCGACGTTCAGGGATACCTCGCGCTGATAGCGATGGGCAAGTACCACGAAGCGGTCAAGCTGATGAAGGAGAAGTACATCCTACCGGCTGTCCTCGGAAGGGTCTGCCCGGCCTTCTGTGAGGAGGCCTGCCGAAGGAACCTCGTCGATGAGCCCCTCGCGATAAGGCAGCTCAAGCGCTTTGCCGCGGACTACGACCTCGAGCACGGCCCGTGGATGCCCGAGATTCCGCCCTCAACCGGAAAGAGGATAGCCGTCGTCGGCGGTGGGCCAGCTGGCCTTGCCTGCGCCTACTACCTCCGCCTCAAGGGTCATGAGGTAACGATAATTGAGGCGATGCCTGAACTCGGTGGAATGATGCGCTATGGCATACCGCCCTACAGGCTCCCGAAGGACGTCCTCGACAAGGACATAGCGACGGTCATCAACACGGGCATTGAGGTGAAGACCAACACCGCCCTCGGAAGGGACGTGACCCTTGAGGAGCTCCGCGAGAAGTACGATGCGGTCTTCCTCGGCGTCGGTGCCTGGAAGAGCAGGAAGATGGGCATCCCTGGAGAGGAGCTGGAGGGAGTTATGCACGGCATAGAGTTCCTCAGGAAGGTCAACACGGGCGAAAAGGTCGAGCTTGGGGAGCGCGTCATAGTCGTCGGCGGCGGAAACACTGCCATGGACGTCGCCAGGACCGCCCTGAGGCTCGGCGCAAAGGTTACCGTCGTTTACCGCCGTTCGAAGGCAGAGATGCCCGCCAACGAACGCGAAGTCGAAGAGGCCATGGAGGAAGGCGTTGAGTTCCTCTTCCTGACAAACCCGGTGAGGATTATTGGAGACGGGAAGGTTGAGGAGGTAGAGCTCATCAAGATGCGCCTCGGCGAGCCAGATTCAAGCGGAAGGAGGAGGCCGATACCGATTGAGGGCTCGGAGTTCAGGGTCAAGGCCGACAACGTCATCCTGGCGATAGGCCAGTACTGCGACGAGGAGTTCCTGAAGAGCCTCGGCATCGAGGCGAGGCGCGGAAAGGCCCTCGTTGATGAGGTGACGCTCCAGACGAGCGTTCCCGGTGTCTTCGCCGGCGGCGACCTCGTCCTCGGGCCCTCAACGGTTATCGAGAGCATAGCCACCGGAAGAAGGGCCGCGATAATGATAGACCTCTACCTCAAGGGCAAGCTGGAAAAGGCCAAAGCAGTTCTCACCGAGCCCGAGAAGCACATCGAGGAAGTATTAAGCGACGACGACCTCTATAACGTTCTCTTCGACCTCAGACCCTACAACCACTGGAAGAAAGTAACCGAGAAGGACTATGAGCATGTCGAAAGAAAGCCGAGGGCGAAGGTGAAGCTCCTCGATCCGGAAAAGAGGAAGAGAACCTTCGAGGAGGTTGAACCGGCCCTAACCGAGGAGCAGGTTCTTGAAGAAGCGAAGCGCTGTATGAGCTGCGGCTGTATGGAGGTCTTCCGCTGCAAGCTGAGGGAGTACGCGACGCTCTACAACGCCAGGCAGGACGCCTTCGAGGGCGAGCAGAACAGGTTCGAGATAGACGAGAGTCATCCGTTCGTCACCCTCGACAACAACAAGTGCGTCCTCTGCGGCCAGTGCGTCCGCTTCACTCACGAAATAGCTGGGGAGGGAGTCCTCGACTACCTCTACCGCGGGTTCAGGACGAGGGTCTCGCCGCCGCTAGGGGAGAGCCTCGGAGAGGTGGAGGGCAGGTTCATCGGCGAGCTCACTGACATCTGTCCGGTCGGGGCAATAACCGAGAAGCTCCCCTTCGTCAAGCCCGGCCCGTGGAAGACGAAGAAAATAAAAACCGTCTGCAACGGCTGCTCCTTCGCCTGCGAGATGAACGTGGAGGTCTACGACGGCATGCTCGTGAGGGCTTCGAGGGTGGAAGGCTCGTGGAACGGCCACCTCTGCGATCACTGCCGCTTTGAGAGGCCGTGGGCAGAAGACCTTGCCGGCCCGCTCCTCAACGGCGAGCCCGTAAGCTGGGAGGAGGCCAAGCGCTTTATAGCTGAGAGGAGCTACGCCCTAATCCTGACACCAGAGCTGACGAACGAGGAAATCGCCCGGCTCAAGGCCTTTGCGGAGGAGAGGGGCATTCCCATAGGCTCGACCGTGAGCGGTGGTGTCTCCACGGCCACGCTTGAAGACATCAGAAAGGCGAAGCGCGTCCTCCTCAGGGCAAACCCGGAGAAGTTCCCGCTCCTCAAGATACTCCTGAAGGGCAAGGAAATCGTTGAAGAGGACTACGAGGTTGCGATACTCGAAGGGCCGGCCCAGCCCCTCGATGTTCCGACACTGATTCTCCACGAGGGCGTCAATGCTGTCGGACTTCTAAAGGCAGGAGTAACGAGGATCCCGGAGAGCAAGGCCTACGTCGTGGTGGGAAGGGCGGAGCTAAAACTTAACAGGGACGTGCTGGTAGTCCCTGCCGGCCTCTGGGCCGAGAAAAGCGGAACCGTCACCAACGCCTTCGGAATGGAGCTGAAAATGGAGAGGGCGAGGGAAGGCTACTCACCGCTGGAGCTTTTCTCGTGA
- a CDS encoding asparagine synthetase A codes for MNALQIVSRKIDPIVEVQTRAIAYLTGELSRKGFRWLLPVMLSTVTDPLWPDPSAESAIRPPEIEAYGSRLRLMHSMILHKQMAVAMGIDKLFILSPNVRLESRSADDGRHAYEFTQLDFEIAHASMDDVMGLIEELIVGLFRELRPFVWESFERELPKPRRPFKRFTLEEIREEFGSEEEASRELEEPFWIIDIEREFYDREDPERPGHFRNYDLYLPEGYGEVSSGGEREWEYEVIVRKMKRAGISLEAFRPYLEVAKAGLLKPSAGAGIGVERLIRYIVGAKHIAEVQPFPRIPGVPAVI; via the coding sequence ATGAACGCTCTCCAAATCGTAAGCAGGAAAATTGACCCGATTGTCGAGGTTCAGACGAGGGCCATAGCGTATCTCACCGGTGAGCTGTCAAGGAAGGGCTTCAGGTGGCTCCTCCCCGTCATGCTCAGCACCGTCACCGACCCACTCTGGCCCGACCCCTCGGCGGAGAGCGCAATAAGACCTCCAGAGATCGAAGCCTACGGCTCAAGGCTCCGCCTCATGCACAGCATGATACTACACAAGCAAATGGCAGTGGCGATGGGAATAGACAAGCTCTTCATCCTCTCTCCAAACGTGAGGCTTGAGAGCCGTTCGGCTGACGACGGAAGGCACGCCTACGAGTTCACCCAGCTCGACTTCGAGATTGCCCACGCGAGCATGGACGACGTTATGGGCCTGATAGAGGAGCTCATCGTCGGCCTGTTCCGCGAGCTGAGACCTTTCGTCTGGGAGTCCTTCGAGAGGGAGCTTCCGAAGCCGAGGAGGCCATTCAAGCGCTTCACCCTTGAGGAAATCCGCGAGGAGTTCGGAAGCGAGGAGGAGGCGAGTAGAGAGCTTGAAGAGCCCTTCTGGATAATAGACATAGAGAGGGAGTTTTACGACAGGGAAGACCCTGAGAGACCCGGCCACTTCAGGAACTACGACCTCTACCTACCTGAAGGCTACGGCGAGGTTTCCAGTGGCGGCGAGAGGGAGTGGGAGTATGAAGTCATCGTCAGGAAGATGAAGAGGGCAGGGATAAGCCTTGAGGCCTTCAGACCGTACCTTGAGGTCGCAAAGGCCGGCCTCCTTAAGCCCAGCGCCGGTGCGGGAATCGGCGTCGAGAGGCTAATCCGCTACATAGTTGGTGCAAAGCACATCGCCGAGGTTCAGCCCTTCCCGAGGATTCCGGGTGTTCCTGCGGTCATCTAA